From Aedes albopictus strain Foshan chromosome 1, AalbF5, whole genome shotgun sequence, one genomic window encodes:
- the LOC134288990 gene encoding uncharacterized protein LOC134288990 encodes MGLQTSEEEDKMKDVLFRQLVGGLQFLAQSTRPDIAYAVNSVSTFSGNPGEPHWTAAKRILRYLKGTLNTKLVYQKKPDSLFEGYSDADWGNDADTRQSVTGYVFQCAGRRIDIMELQETSEFMALSAATQEASSMVVRSAKITIRFPRCNSYVLR; translated from the coding sequence ATGGGTCTGCAAACTTCCGAAGAGGAAGACAAGATGAAGGATGTGCTGTTTCGTCAATTAGTTGGTGGACTCCAATTTCTGGCACAGTCTACGAGGCCCGATATTGCTTATGCAGTCAACTCCGTGAGCACTTTCAGTGGCAATCCAGGAGAACCCCACTGGACGGCAGCAAAGCGTATTTTGCGCTATCTCAAGGGAACGCTCAACACGAAGCTGGTGTATCAGAAGAAACCAGACAGTCTTTTCGAGGGCTACAGCGATGCAGATTGGGGCAATGACGCGGATACCAGACAATCGGTAACAGGATATGTGTTCCAATGTGCAGGCAGGCGGATCGATATCATGGAGTTGCAAGAAACATCCGAGTTCATGGCGTTGTCTGCAGCAACACAAGAAGCTAGCAGTATGGTGGTGCGGTCAGCGAAGATAACTATTCGGTTTCCAAGATGCAATTCCTATGTCTTACGATAA